From one Rhodovulum sp. ES.010 genomic stretch:
- the ihfA gene encoding integration host factor subunit alpha — protein sequence MAGNTLTRMDLTEAVFREVGLSRNESAELVENVLAHMSDALVRGETVKISSFGTFSVRDKAARVGRNPKTGEEVPILPRRVLTFRPSHLMKDRVAAGNAGRTG from the coding sequence ATGGCGGGCAACACGCTGACACGCATGGATTTGACCGAGGCCGTGTTCCGCGAGGTCGGGCTTTCGCGCAACGAATCCGCCGAACTCGTCGAGAACGTGCTCGCACACATGTCCGACGCGCTGGTGCGCGGCGAGACGGTCAAGATCTCCTCTTTCGGCACCTTCTCGGTGCGCGACAAGGCCGCGCGGGTCGGCCGCAACCCGAAGACCGGCGAGGAGGTTCCGATCCTGCCGCGCCGGGTGCTGACCTTCCGCCCCTCGCACCTGATGAAGGACCGCGTCGCCGCCGGGAATGCC
- a CDS encoding outer membrane protein assembly factor BamE: MRNHGYAPEAADLDAIVVGVDTRESVAEVIGSPSAAGVMRDDAWYYVESTWETFGPRAPDPVERRVVAISFGEDGTVANIERFGLEDGRVIALNRRVTESNVRGVSFLRQLLGNIGVFRAEDFLGEE, from the coding sequence GTGCGCAATCATGGCTACGCCCCAGAGGCGGCCGATCTCGACGCGATCGTGGTGGGTGTGGACACGCGCGAGTCGGTGGCCGAGGTGATCGGCTCGCCCTCGGCGGCCGGGGTGATGCGCGACGACGCATGGTACTACGTGGAAAGTACGTGGGAGACGTTCGGTCCGCGGGCCCCCGATCCGGTCGAGCGCAGGGTCGTGGCGATTTCGTTCGGCGAGGACGGCACGGTCGCGAATATCGAACGCTTCGGGCTCGAAGACGGGCGGGTTATCGCGCTCAACCGTCGAGTCACCGAGTCGAATGTCCGCGGCGTCTCGTTCCTGCGTCAGCTGCTGGGCAACATCGGCGTGTTCCGTGCCGAAGACTTCCTGGGCGAAGAATAG
- a CDS encoding GNAT family N-acetyltransferase — protein MLSLRRGRYTARLADGPADLEAAQRLRYLTFRATPEAPEGRDADGFDALCRHMLVEDSRTGTLVCCFRLMPLHCGAEIGQSYSAQYYELSALAEFDGPMVEMGRFCIHPDWRDPDILRVAWGAMTRFVDEEGVEMLFGCSSFKGTEAEAYMDAFALLKDRHLGPKRWLPRVKAPNVFRFAQMLRLRKPDAKRAMLGMPPLLRSYLVMGGWVSDHAVVDCDLNTLHVFTGLEIRAIPPARKRLMRTAAG, from the coding sequence ATGCTGTCACTTCGCAGGGGCCGCTACACGGCCCGGCTGGCCGATGGGCCGGCCGATCTCGAGGCCGCCCAGCGGCTGCGCTATCTGACCTTCCGCGCTACGCCCGAAGCGCCGGAGGGGCGCGATGCAGACGGGTTCGACGCGCTCTGCCGGCACATGCTGGTCGAGGATTCGCGCACCGGAACGCTGGTCTGCTGCTTCCGACTGATGCCGCTCCATTGTGGGGCCGAGATCGGGCAGAGCTACTCGGCGCAGTATTACGAATTGTCGGCGCTGGCGGAGTTCGACGGGCCGATGGTCGAGATGGGCCGGTTCTGCATCCATCCCGACTGGCGAGACCCCGACATTCTGCGCGTCGCCTGGGGCGCAATGACCCGCTTCGTCGACGAGGAGGGGGTCGAGATGCTGTTCGGCTGTTCGTCCTTCAAGGGCACCGAGGCCGAGGCCTACATGGACGCCTTCGCGCTGTTGAAGGACCGCCACCTCGGCCCCAAGCGCTGGCTGCCGCGGGTCAAGGCGCCGAACGTGTTCCGCTTTGCCCAGATGCTTCGGCTGCGAAAACCGGACGCCAAGCGCGCGATGCTTGGCATGCCGCCGCTGCTGCGCAGCTACCTGGTGATGGGCGGCTGGGTGTCGGATCACGCGGTGGTGGACTGCGATCTGAACACGCTGCATGTATTCACCGGGCTGGAAATCCGGGCGATCCCGCCGGCCCGCAAGCGCCTGATGCGCACGGCGGCGGGGTAG
- the plsX gene encoding phosphate acyltransferase PlsX, whose protein sequence is MTEDPRPASVSAPRTVISVDAMGGDRGPSAVVAGLAKSAQKNPDIRFILHGQKTVLERLVGRRRALEGRVEIRDAAEVVTMDAKPSHVMRHGQGSSMWSAIDSVRNGEAPVCVSCGNTGALMLLSVVRLRKLPGVHRPAIACLWPSRNPQGFNVMLDVGADVRADEHDLLQYALMGTSYARNGMGLERPRVGLLNVGTEEHKGRAELKAAHDLIESNTEAGKFEFVGFVEGGDIPSAHVDVIVTDGFTGNVALKTGEGTAKLIGDILREAFKATPLSRIAALLAYTSLRRLKKRIDPRRVNGGVFLGLNGTVVKSHGSSDATGVAAAVKLAFELAQSGFTERLAARVASASGPVHDGVRDMAGGER, encoded by the coding sequence ATGACAGAAGACCCCCGCCCCGCCTCCGTCTCCGCGCCGCGCACCGTGATCTCGGTGGACGCGATGGGTGGCGACCGCGGCCCTTCGGCCGTTGTTGCCGGCCTCGCCAAGTCGGCGCAGAAGAATCCGGACATCCGCTTTATCCTGCACGGCCAGAAGACGGTTCTGGAACGGCTTGTGGGTCGGCGCCGCGCCCTGGAAGGCCGAGTCGAGATCCGCGACGCCGCCGAGGTCGTCACGATGGACGCCAAGCCCAGCCACGTGATGCGCCATGGCCAGGGCAGTTCGATGTGGTCGGCCATCGACAGCGTTCGCAACGGCGAGGCGCCCGTCTGCGTCTCCTGCGGCAATACCGGCGCGCTGATGCTGCTGTCAGTCGTGCGCCTGCGCAAGCTGCCCGGCGTGCACCGCCCCGCCATCGCCTGTCTCTGGCCCTCGCGCAATCCTCAGGGGTTCAACGTGATGCTGGACGTGGGCGCGGATGTGCGCGCCGACGAGCACGACCTGCTGCAATATGCGCTGATGGGCACGTCTTACGCGCGCAACGGGATGGGGCTGGAGCGCCCGCGCGTCGGCCTGCTCAATGTCGGTACCGAAGAGCACAAGGGCCGCGCCGAACTCAAGGCCGCCCACGACCTGATCGAGAGCAACACCGAGGCCGGTAAGTTCGAGTTCGTTGGGTTCGTCGAGGGCGGCGACATTCCCTCCGCCCATGTCGACGTGATCGTGACAGACGGCTTTACCGGCAACGTGGCGCTGAAGACCGGTGAAGGCACGGCAAAGCTGATCGGAGACATCCTGCGCGAGGCGTTCAAGGCGACGCCCCTGTCGCGGATCGCCGCACTGCTGGCCTACACCTCGCTTCGGCGCCTCAAGAAGCGGATCGACCCCAGACGGGTCAATGGCGGCGTGTTCCTCGGCCTGAACGGGACGGTGGTGAAGTCCCACGGATCCTCCGACGCAACCGGCGTCGCGGCGGCCGTCAAGCTGGCCTTCGAACTGGCGCAGTCGGGCTTCACCGAACGGCTCGCGGCGCGGGTTGCATCCGCAAGCGGCCCAGTCCACGATGGCGTGCGGGACATGGCCGGGGGCGAGCGGTAA
- the msrB gene encoding peptide-methionine (R)-S-oxide reductase MsrB, translating into MTQKITKTDAEWRAELSDLAYRVTRKHGTERPFTHDDFPKSAGIFKCTCCGASLFDQADKFDSGTGWPSFTRPVADEAVGERVDRSLFMKRTEVHCARCAAHLGHVFPDGPPPTGLRYCINGVALTFEATDAEAASG; encoded by the coding sequence ATGACCCAGAAAATCACCAAAACCGATGCCGAGTGGCGTGCAGAGCTTTCCGATCTGGCCTATCGCGTCACCCGCAAGCACGGGACCGAGCGGCCATTCACCCATGACGATTTTCCAAAGTCAGCGGGCATCTTCAAGTGCACTTGTTGCGGGGCCTCGCTGTTCGACCAGGCGGACAAGTTCGACAGCGGCACCGGCTGGCCCAGCTTCACCCGGCCTGTAGCCGACGAGGCCGTGGGCGAGCGCGTCGACCGCAGCCTCTTCATGAAGCGCACCGAAGTGCATTGCGCGCGCTGTGCCGCACATCTGGGCCATGTCTTTCCCGACGGGCCGCCGCCCACGGGCCTGCGCTACTGCATCAACGGCGTGGCCCTGACGTTCGAGGCGACGGATGCGGAGGCGGCGTCGGGCTGA
- a CDS encoding beta-ketoacyl-ACP synthase III, whose translation MVTRAIVRGVGHYLPARVVENAEFEASLDTSDEWIRSRSGIERRHLAAEGEATSSMAIAAARDALDDAGLTPDDLDAIVLATSTPDLTFPSAATMVQAGLGMTHGFAFDVQAVCAGFVFAMANADAMLATGQARRVLVIGAETFSRIMDWEDRSTCVLFGDGAGAVVLEAAEGAGTGEDRGILSVDLHSDGRHKDILYVDGGTSTGQTGSLRMLGKEVFRHAVEKLADTAHAALDKAGLTGADVDWLVPHQANLRIIKATAQRLQLPMERVIVTVQDHGNTSAASIPLALSVGKDRGQIREGDLVVTEAIGGGLAWGSVVLRW comes from the coding sequence ATGGTGACGAGGGCCATTGTCAGGGGTGTGGGCCACTATCTCCCCGCGCGCGTTGTCGAAAATGCGGAGTTCGAGGCCAGCCTCGATACCTCGGACGAGTGGATCCGCTCGCGCTCGGGGATCGAGCGGCGGCACTTGGCCGCGGAAGGGGAAGCCACGTCCTCGATGGCGATCGCCGCGGCGCGCGATGCACTGGACGACGCCGGGCTGACGCCGGACGACCTCGACGCCATCGTGCTCGCGACCTCAACGCCGGATCTCACCTTCCCTTCGGCCGCAACCATGGTGCAGGCGGGCCTTGGCATGACCCACGGCTTCGCCTTCGATGTCCAGGCGGTCTGCGCCGGCTTCGTCTTTGCGATGGCGAATGCCGACGCGATGCTCGCCACGGGCCAGGCCAGGCGGGTGCTGGTGATCGGCGCCGAGACCTTCAGCCGGATCATGGACTGGGAAGACCGTTCGACCTGCGTGCTGTTCGGCGATGGCGCGGGGGCGGTGGTGCTGGAGGCCGCGGAAGGCGCCGGTACCGGCGAAGATCGCGGCATACTTTCGGTCGACCTGCATTCGGATGGCCGGCACAAGGACATCCTGTATGTCGACGGCGGCACCTCCACCGGGCAGACCGGGTCCCTGCGGATGCTCGGCAAGGAGGTGTTTCGCCACGCGGTCGAGAAGCTGGCCGACACCGCCCATGCCGCGCTCGACAAGGCGGGGCTCACCGGGGCCGATGTCGACTGGCTCGTGCCGCACCAGGCCAACCTGCGCATCATCAAGGCCACCGCCCAGCGGCTGCAACTTCCGATGGAGCGCGTGATCGTCACCGTGCAGGACCACGGCAACACCTCGGCCGCCTCGATTCCCCTGGCACTGTCGGTGGGAAAGGACCGCGGGCAAATCCGCGAGGGCGACCTTGTCGTGACCGAGGCGATCGGCGGCGGGCTGGCCTGGGGGTCGGTCGTCTTGCGGTGGTAA
- a CDS encoding DUF177 domain-containing protein, with product MSTTSETPRTIRLAATPGRRPVPFRLVPDAEARAAIAGRLGLMDLKKLRFEGEIAPAGGADWRLAARLGTTVVQPCVVTLAPVTTRIDTEVARSYRADMPLVPEGDEVEMPADETAEPLPETLDLAVVMEEALALALPLYPRADGVAHGEAVYGPPGVDPLRDEDTKPFAALAKLKGKLRE from the coding sequence ATGAGTACCACCTCCGAAACGCCCAGAACGATCCGGCTGGCCGCCACGCCGGGCCGCCGCCCCGTGCCCTTCCGGCTCGTGCCCGATGCCGAGGCGCGCGCGGCGATCGCTGGCCGGCTGGGACTGATGGACCTGAAAAAACTGCGCTTCGAGGGCGAGATCGCCCCCGCGGGCGGGGCGGACTGGCGGCTGGCCGCGCGGCTGGGAACGACGGTGGTCCAGCCCTGCGTCGTCACGCTGGCGCCTGTCACCACGCGGATCGATACCGAAGTCGCCCGAAGCTACCGGGCCGACATGCCCCTCGTGCCCGAGGGCGACGAGGTCGAGATGCCCGCGGACGAGACCGCGGAACCGCTGCCCGAGACTCTCGACCTGGCGGTGGTGATGGAAGAGGCCCTGGCGCTCGCGCTGCCCCTTTATCCGCGCGCCGACGGGGTCGCACACGGCGAGGCGGTCTACGGGCCGCCCGGCGTCGACCCGCTGCGCGACGAGGATACGAAACCCTTCGCGGCGCTGGCCAAGCTCAAGGGGAAACTGCGCGAGTGA
- the rpmF gene encoding 50S ribosomal protein L32 gives MAVPQNKVTRSRRNNRRSHDSLTAGNPAECSNCGELKRPHHVCAACGHYDDREVVAQTDEFDLDEDDAA, from the coding sequence ATGGCCGTCCCTCAGAACAAAGTCACGCGCTCCCGCCGCAACAACCGCCGTTCGCACGACTCGCTCACCGCCGGAAATCCGGCCGAGTGTTCGAACTGCGGCGAGCTGAAGCGGCCGCACCACGTCTGCGCGGCCTGCGGCCACTACGACGACCGCGAGGTCGTGGCCCAGACCGACGAGTTCGACCTGGACGAAGACGACGCGGCCTGA